From Sphingomonas bisphenolicum, one genomic window encodes:
- a CDS encoding DUF2497 domain-containing protein, with the protein MGDMTKEPSMEEILSSIKRIIAEEGEDAVQAAPRRTRGEAKAAAAPVPVAVEEVLELTDEVAEENSMPAPKAAAAVGASVPGDDSILSVESEVAARHSLSALSSMLVAPKDGQDNTLDGLVRSMLKPMLKDWLDQRLPALVEEMVAKEIARITGR; encoded by the coding sequence ATGGGTGACATGACCAAGGAACCCTCGATGGAAGAGATACTCTCGTCCATCAAGCGGATCATCGCCGAAGAAGGCGAGGACGCGGTGCAGGCCGCGCCCCGTCGTACACGGGGCGAAGCCAAGGCGGCTGCGGCGCCGGTGCCCGTTGCGGTCGAAGAAGTGCTGGAACTGACCGACGAGGTCGCGGAGGAGAATAGCATGCCTGCTCCCAAAGCTGCCGCAGCCGTAGGCGCGAGCGTGCCCGGCGACGACTCGATCCTGTCGGTCGAAAGCGAAGTCGCCGCGCGCCATTCGCTCTCTGCCCTCTCGTCCATGCTGGTCGCGCCCAAGGACGGGCAGGACAATACGCTCGACGGACTGGTCCGCTCGATGCTCAAGCCGATGCTCAAGGACTGGCTGGACCAGCGCCTGCCAGCTCTGGTCGAAGAGATGGTCGCCAAGGAAATCGCGCGTATCACCGGCCGCTGA